From Penicillium psychrofluorescens genome assembly, chromosome: 1, one genomic window encodes:
- a CDS encoding uncharacterized protein (ID:PFLUO_000317-T1.cds;~source:funannotate), producing MAPSLTETTATLSLREPAKQILKTEGGSNKENLIGYKYDRDVEINGTSTQPPASFPNYLPVWDNETERYAPLEPFEHYDHGKDADPSFPDLLPKGVAEVDNICPFIGSEVHGVQLSKLSDKGKDQLALFVAQRRVVAFRDQDFASRPIQEMVDYTGYFGRHHIHQTSGAPPGFPQVHLVHRSAEDRTGAKFLEQRTNTITWHSDVTFECQPPGTTFLYVLDGPSSGGDTLFGDMAQAYRRLSPEFRKRLHGLRAVHSGAEQINASLNGGGIARRNPVTHEHPIVRTHPVTGEKALYVNPQFTRYIVGYKKEESDFLLKFLYDHIALSQDLQARVRWKAGTVVVWDNRLAAHSAVFDWEDSQRRHIARLTPQAERPYETPFEGEGN from the exons ATGGCTCCCTCTCTCACCGAGACCACCGCGACACTCTCTCTCCGCGAGCCGGCAAAACAGATCCTCAAGACTGAGGGCGGCTCCAATAAGGAGAACTTGATCGGTTATAAGTACGACAGGGACGTTGAGATCAACGGCACCTCCACGCAGCCACCCGCCTCATTTCCCAACTATCTGCCCGTCTGGGATAACGAGACTGAACG ATACGCGCCTCTGGAGCCATTCGAGCACTACGATCACGGCAAAGATGCCGACCCCAGCTTCCCAGATCTGCTGCCCAAGGGTGTGGCCGAAGTGGATAACATTTGCCCGTTCATCGGTTCCGAGGTGCACGGTGTTCAATTGAGCAAGCTCTCcgacaagggcaaggatCAGCTGGCCCTTTTCGTCGCTCAGCGCCGTGTTGTTGCCTTCCGAGACCAGGACTTCGCCTCACGGCCCATCCAGGAGATGGTTGATTACACCGGCTACTTCGGCCgacaccacatccaccagaCCTCTGGTGCGCCCCCAGGCTTCCCTCAGGTTCACCTCGTGCACCGCAGTGCAGAGGACCGCACTGGCGCCAAGTTCCTGGAGCAGCGCACCAACACGATCACCTGGCACTCGGACGTGACTTTTGAGTGTCAGCCCCCGGGCACTACTTTCCTGTACGTGCTGGACGGCCCATCCAGTGGCGGTGACACCCTCTTTGGCGACATGGCTCAGGCATACCGGCGCCTGTCACCCGAGTTCCGTAAGCGCCTGCACGGCCTGCGGGCTGTTCACTCCGGTGCGGAGCAGATCAACGCCAGTCTCAACGGCGGTGGTATTGCTCGCCGCAACCCTGTGACACACGAGCACCCCATTGTCCGCACGCACCCAGTGACCGGCGAAAAGGCGCTCTATGTCAACCCGCAGTTCACGCGGTACATTGTCGGATATAAGAAGGAGGAGTCAGACTTCCTCCTCAAGTTCTTGTACGACCACATTGCTCTGTCGCAAGATCTCCAGGCCCGCGTCCGCTGGAAGGCTGGCACTGTTGTGGTGTGGGATAACCGCCTGGCTGCTCACTCTGCGGTCTTTGACTGGGAGGATAGCCAGCGACGTCACATTGCTCGCCTCACTCCTCAGGCTGAGAGACCCTATGAGACTCCTTTCGAAGGCGAGGGCAACTGA
- a CDS encoding uncharacterized protein (ID:PFLUO_000319-T1.cds;~source:funannotate), whose translation MFSISLPSFKIFSSGKGHSIDLAPVQVHEIETAQEKPARALKHLLKLNHANHAILWNNRKFHNHAPHILCSAFLQGADADGLTRVYETESKLLDPWTDSPGEISVDDWRDYLGCREYQRAFVDYFEDELVRLSYDWKEVVSEYLFAGKEPIFNALIADLGHPLIHLAYAFEMSSREVAMEALGLTAVCYNDIHKFLDDPVRSQIEASYHTSSLFEIINRIRADKQLDGLFATPGDDNLDTLFRTREAVLLNHWNAWIIDNPVEQFRESQELAAALLVATHVDSGEKYDFFLVHTLTTSHAVRVLLPMIPAQFQIPLVRQWLLLTLAVYIAQLRPEINLDRIRDFDVKGRDWKWATNQSITAESSTDAHYVKAIRALRESASTWGDPEKFFLKAAVKFADEFSGWSGFV comes from the exons ATGTTCTCGATTTCGTTGCCGTCGTTCAAGATCTTCTCGTCCGGGAAAGGCCATAGTATTGACCTGGCTCCGGTTCAGGTCCACGAGATTGAGACCGCCCAGGAGAAGCCTGCCCGCGCGTTGAAGCATCTTCTCAAGCTGAACCATGCCAACCACGCCATCTTGTGGAACAACCGCAAATTCCACAATCATGCTCCTCAT ATTCTCTGCTCCGCTTTCCTGCAGGGCGCAGACGCGGATGGTCTAACTCGTGTCTATGAGACCGAGTCCAAGTTACTTGATCCATGGACTGACTCGCCTGGCGAAATTAGTGTTGATGACTGGAGAGACTACCTGGGATGTCGGGA ATACCAGCGTGCCTTTGTGGACTACTTTGAAGACGAGCTGGTCCGTCTCAGCTATGACTGGAAAGAAGTGGTGTCAGAATATCTCTTCGCGGGCAAGGAGCCTATATTCAACGCGCTAATAGCCGATC TGGGCCACCCGTTAATCCATCTCGCATATGCATTTGAAATGTCCAGCCGTGAAGTGGCAATGGAAGCCCTGGGTCTTACAGCAGTCTGCTACAACGACATCCACAAATTCCTTGACGATCCAGTGCGATCACAAATCGAGGCATCCTACCACACGTCATCACTTTTTGAAATTATAAACCGCATCAGGGCAGATAAGCAGCTGGATGGCCTCTTCGCTACTCCAGGTGACGACAATCTCGACACACTTTTCCGCACTCGCGAGGCCGTGCTCTTGAACCACTGGAATGCATGGATAATCGACAACCCCGTCGAACAATTCCGCGAGAGCCAGGAACTAGCCGCTGCGCTCCTGGTCGCCACGCATGTCGACTCCGGAGAGAAATACGATTTCTTCCTCGTTCACACCCTGACGACCAGTCATGCTGTGCGGGTCTTGCTGCCGATGATCCCAGCGCAGTTCCAGATCCCGCTCGTCAGACAGTGGCTACTCCTGACGTTGGCGGTATATATTGCGCAGCTCCGGCCAGAGATCAATCTGGACCGGATTCGGGACTTTGATGTGAAGGGGAGGGATTGGAAATGGGCGACTAACCAAAGTATCACCGCAGAGTCTTCGACGGATGCGCACTATGTCAAGGCGATCCGGGCCTTGAGAGAATCGGCGTCTACCTGGGGTGATCCTGAAAAGTTCTTTTTGAAGGCGGCTGTTAAATTTGCAGATGAGTTTAGTGGCTGGAGTGGGTTTGTCTGA
- a CDS encoding uncharacterized protein (ID:PFLUO_000318-T1.cds;~source:funannotate), producing the protein MKQTEDVNRYLSPELGKVTPLSLEELELPSKVFTDVRNVLKEMNEMLPPSTRKFNEWQVGLLHRFKRGSTV; encoded by the exons ATGAAG CAAACGGAGGATGTGAACCGATATCTCAGCCCCGAACTGGGAAAGGTGACGCCCCTTTcgctcgaggagctggaactGCCTTCCAAGGTCTTCACGGATGTGCGGAATGTTCTGAAAGAAATGAACGAAATGCTACCGCCCTCGACTCGGAAATTCAACGAATGGCAAGTGGGGTTATTACATCGTTTCAAGCGTGGCAGCACTGTATGA
- a CDS encoding uncharacterized protein (ID:PFLUO_000320-T1.cds;~source:funannotate) — translation MHKHYEPQRWHQFLIYLAYNIIAFVVNAVMNNVLPYVTKSAFIWSLTGFAVICITVLSCASPNFNSGDFVFRGFINQTGWPDGIAWLLGLLQGGLGVTGFDGVAHMIEEIPNPSVEGPKIMIACVGIGVVTGTIFLVVLLFVAGPIDPIIKSTATPLLAILKHATQSNAGAICLLISRMIYAFARDGGLPASPFFSKVHPKLKVPMNALYLNLGLVTVFGLIFLGSSSAFNAIISASVVLLDLAYGLPIAVNCLRGRKMLPERKFVLPNAIGWILNIISLVYVILTTVLFLFPPDLPATGSNMNYCVAAFGIVFIISTIQWFVDGRKNFVGPRIQMEVLSGEVGNNAAEPLPLMDQEK, via the exons ATGCATAAG CACTACGAACCCCAGCGCTGGCATCAATTTCTGATCTACCTGGCTTACAACATCATTGCCTTTGTGGTCAACGCGGTGATGAACAACGTGTTGCCTTACGTGACCAAATCTGCCT TCATCTGGTCACTGACTGGCTTCGCCGTCATTTGCATCACGGTTCTCTCGTGTGCTTCCCCTAACTTCAATTCCGGAGA TTTTGTTTTCCGTGGCTTTATCAACCAGACAGGCT GGCCTGATGGCATCGCTTGGCTGCTCGGT CTTTTGCAAGGAGGTCTCGGTGTGACTGGATTT GATGGCGTTGCGCACATGATCGAAG AGATCCCCAACCCTTCGGTGGAGGGACCCAAGATTATGATTGCCTGTGTTGGTATTGGAGTCGTCACTGGGAcgatcttcctcgtcgtcctccttTTCGTGGCTGGTCCCATCGATCCAATTATCAAATCCACGGCAACACCGCTTCTGGCAATTCTGAAGCATGCAACTCAGAGCAACGCCGGTGCCATTTGCCTCTTGAT TAGTCGCATGATCTACGCTTTTGCACG TGATGGTGGCCTTCCTGcctctcccttcttttccaaGGTTCATCCTAAGCTGAAGGTCCCCATGAATGCACTCTATCTCAATCTAGGACTTGTCACGGTGTTCGGCCTTATCTTCCTGGGCTCGTCTAG CGCCTTCAACGCCATTATCTCGGCATCAGTGGTCCTGCTGGATCTTGCCTATGGGCTTCCCATTGCGGTCAACTGCCTCCGCGGCCGCAAGATGCTTCCAGAACGAAAATTCGTCCTCCCCAACGCTATTGGCTGGATCTTGAACATT ATCTCTCTGGTCTACGTCATTCTGACAACggttctcttccttttcccgcCCGATTTGCCCGCTACCGGCAGCAACATGA ACTACTGTGTGGCTGCGTTCGGGATTGTCTTCATCATTTCGACCATTCAATGGTTTGTGGACGGCCGCAAGAACTTTGTCGGGCCTCGCATCCAGATGGAGGTTCTGTCCGGCGAGGTCGGCAATAACGCTGCCGAGCCTTTGCCCCTGATGGACCAAGAGAAATAA